The following coding sequences are from one Paenibacillus tundrae window:
- a CDS encoding amidohydrolase family protein, with protein MKIIDAHVHYSNIAAFKETAETLAAIDYSEKGLLQEFDKAGVIAGVGMGVTETVPDAFPDSHALNPMLLDLSAELPNHLYTCIGINPLTLHLEGQVEAIEQSLRSEHVVGIKLYAGYYHFNVGDEIYDPIYKLASAYQMPIVIHGGLTYSDRGLLKYSHPLSMEETFLKHRNLTFMLCHLGDPWVMDTAALLEKNPNLYTDLSGWIVGDAAKVERLLQEQTYTDHFRRAIVFAEKYDRLVFGTDWPLVQLEPYIQFVKHLIPEAHWEDVFYNNALRVFPKLAKMMEEL; from the coding sequence ATGAAGATTATAGATGCACATGTTCATTATTCTAATATTGCAGCTTTCAAAGAGACTGCGGAGACTTTAGCAGCGATTGATTATAGTGAAAAAGGTCTGCTACAAGAATTCGATAAGGCAGGTGTTATTGCTGGGGTGGGCATGGGTGTTACCGAGACTGTTCCAGACGCTTTTCCTGATAGCCATGCGCTTAACCCAATGCTGCTTGATCTGAGTGCAGAGCTTCCTAATCATCTCTATACCTGTATAGGAATTAATCCATTAACTCTACATCTAGAGGGTCAGGTTGAGGCAATAGAACAATCGCTGCGTTCAGAGCATGTGGTGGGTATCAAACTATACGCAGGCTATTATCACTTTAATGTTGGCGACGAGATATATGATCCTATATACAAGCTGGCTTCAGCGTACCAGATGCCTATTGTGATTCACGGAGGACTGACATATTCAGATCGAGGGCTCTTGAAGTATTCACACCCGCTCTCGATGGAAGAGACGTTTCTGAAGCACCGTAATCTGACGTTTATGTTATGTCATTTGGGTGATCCTTGGGTGATGGACACAGCTGCATTGCTGGAGAAAAACCCTAATCTCTACACGGATCTATCCGGATGGATTGTGGGAGATGCGGCGAAGGTTGAGCGGCTTTTACAGGAGCAGACCTATACAGATCATTTCCGCCGTGCCATTGTATTTGCTGAGAAATATGATCGGCTGGTGTTTGGAACCGATTGGCCGCTGGTTCAATTGGAGCCGTATATACAATTTGTAAAGCATCTGATTCCTGAGGCTCATTGGGAGGATGTATTTTATAACAATGCACTGCGTGTGTTTCCAAAGCTTGCGAAGATGATGGAAGAGCTGTAG
- a CDS encoding response regulator transcription factor, with amino-acid sequence MPTILVADDDANIRELVCLFLRNDGFTTLEAEDGQQALKVYGSAQVDLVVLDIMMPIMDGWTLCKELRRANPDLPLLMLTARGETWEKVKGFELGTDDYLTKPFDPLELTVRVRALLKRYKIGSTQMIQFGNVILDRQTYKVTRGTESLTLPLKEFELLYKLAGTPGQVYTREQLIDQIWGIDYVGDDRTIDVHIKRLRERFATTTDFRIETVRGLGYRLEVNE; translated from the coding sequence ATGCCTACAATATTGGTTGCGGATGATGATGCGAATATCCGCGAACTTGTCTGTTTATTTTTACGGAATGACGGTTTCACGACACTTGAAGCAGAAGATGGCCAACAAGCCCTGAAGGTGTACGGCTCAGCACAAGTAGATCTTGTCGTGCTTGATATTATGATGCCGATCATGGATGGCTGGACACTGTGCAAGGAGCTTCGAAGAGCCAATCCGGATCTTCCGTTATTAATGCTTACCGCAAGAGGAGAGACATGGGAGAAGGTGAAGGGATTTGAACTTGGAACGGATGATTATCTAACCAAACCATTTGACCCCCTGGAGCTCACTGTTCGTGTGAGAGCATTGCTGAAACGTTATAAGATTGGTTCAACACAGATGATTCAGTTTGGCAATGTCATATTAGACCGGCAGACGTATAAAGTGACACGAGGTACAGAATCACTAACATTGCCACTCAAGGAATTCGAATTGTTATATAAGCTCGCGGGAACACCGGGACAAGTCTACACACGAGAGCAGTTAATTGATCAGATCTGGGGCATTGATTATGTCGGAGATGATCGGACGATAGATGTACATATTAAACGATTGCGTGAACGATTCGCGACGACAACTGATTTTCGGATTGAAACGGTGCGTGGGCTAGGATACCGACTTGAGGTCAACGAATGA
- a CDS encoding sensor histidine kinase translates to MIRSLYIRVVLTFLISVIAGTVISFFVSIWIFQEQLNENANINLRNFGQDVVQIYERLPSSEADLFVSQMKQLESYYIRIYEATGEFTSYGHSDRHKSAKITSEQLQTVLNGGAVQDTRNGIATALIGLPVKTDMGTKALFFETLAPPSAAFVISWGLIFATTSLITGSLLILIASVFLVRPIKKLTQATKRIAAGDFNLKLNIKQSGELGTLARSFEEMTHDLQQLEQMRREFVANVSHEVQSPLTSISGYAQALKNVSLEEHERTRYLNIIISEAKRMSKMSDSLLKLSMLESQSQHMRLRTLSLDEQIRRVIVALQPQWSARNIHFELKLEPVQVMADHDQLDQVWTNIIGNGIKFSSDGGAIHVHMQQESDQVTVRISDAGIGISLEDQKRIFERFFKADRSHSRKYEGSGMGLAITKQIVSLHQGDIRVESVPDQGTTFIVTLPVATTADH, encoded by the coding sequence ATGATTCGTTCCTTGTACATACGTGTAGTTCTTACCTTTCTCATCTCAGTCATTGCAGGCACAGTTATCTCGTTTTTTGTATCAATATGGATCTTCCAGGAGCAACTTAATGAGAATGCAAATATTAATTTGCGTAACTTTGGTCAAGATGTCGTGCAGATCTATGAGAGGCTACCGTCATCTGAAGCTGACTTATTCGTTAGTCAAATGAAGCAGCTCGAATCCTATTATATACGGATATATGAAGCCACAGGCGAGTTTACGTCATATGGACATTCTGACCGACATAAGTCGGCTAAGATAACGTCAGAGCAACTACAGACCGTGTTAAATGGAGGCGCCGTGCAAGATACACGAAATGGAATTGCTACGGCTCTCATCGGTTTGCCAGTGAAAACGGACATGGGAACCAAGGCGCTGTTCTTTGAAACACTTGCACCGCCTTCGGCTGCTTTTGTCATATCATGGGGATTAATCTTCGCGACCACTTCCTTAATAACGGGCAGCTTGTTGATACTGATTGCTTCCGTATTTCTAGTTAGACCGATTAAAAAGCTGACCCAAGCTACAAAACGGATTGCAGCAGGAGATTTCAATCTCAAGCTGAACATTAAGCAAAGTGGTGAGCTCGGTACACTGGCGCGTAGTTTTGAAGAAATGACGCATGACCTCCAGCAGCTGGAACAGATGCGGAGGGAGTTTGTCGCGAACGTCTCACATGAGGTTCAATCCCCGCTCACTTCAATTTCTGGCTACGCACAAGCACTTAAGAATGTAAGCCTCGAAGAGCATGAACGCACGCGGTACCTGAATATTATTATTTCGGAAGCGAAGCGGATGTCCAAAATGAGTGATAGCTTGCTTAAGCTGAGTATGCTTGAATCACAGTCGCAGCATATGCGACTTCGTACGCTTAGTCTTGATGAACAGATCCGCAGGGTAATTGTGGCGCTTCAACCTCAGTGGTCAGCTCGTAATATTCATTTTGAACTCAAATTAGAGCCTGTCCAAGTCATGGCTGATCATGATCAATTAGATCAAGTATGGACAAATATCATTGGTAATGGCATCAAATTCTCTAGTGATGGCGGCGCAATCCATGTTCATATGCAACAAGAAAGTGATCAAGTGACTGTGCGCATATCCGATGCGGGAATTGGCATTTCTCTTGAAGACCAAAAACGTATATTCGAACGCTTCTTCAAAGCAGATCGCTCCCATAGTCGTAAATATGAAGGTAGTGGTATGGGACTCGCGATCACCAAGCAGATTGTATCGCTTCATCAAGGTGACATTCGAGTTGAAAGTGTACCTGATCAAGGAACGACTTTCATTGTTACACTGCCAGTGGCAACCACTGCAGATCATTAG
- a CDS encoding VOC family protein codes for MSATLEVAIFLSMNGKAKEAIHFYKTHFGAEERFRVTYQDMAERDHAIQLTDDNRNYISHSVLQLGSTKIMIAEDPMNINEPYHVGNNTSLCIQSADIEEIERFYHSLVSDQRVKIIAPLSSNVFSKAYGVVEDPFGIQIQLMYDDRLKSL; via the coding sequence ATGAGTGCAACATTAGAGGTAGCCATTTTTCTATCCATGAACGGGAAGGCAAAGGAGGCCATTCACTTCTACAAAACACATTTTGGCGCAGAAGAACGATTCCGGGTAACGTATCAAGACATGGCGGAACGCGATCACGCGATACAACTTACGGATGACAACAGAAATTATATCTCCCATTCCGTCTTACAGCTTGGCAGCACCAAAATTATGATTGCGGAAGATCCCATGAATATCAATGAGCCATACCACGTTGGAAATAACACTTCATTATGTATTCAAAGTGCTGATATAGAAGAAATCGAACGTTTCTACCATAGCCTTGTATCTGATCAGCGGGTGAAAATCATTGCCCCGTTATCCAGTAATGTATTTAGCAAGGCATATGGCGTTGTGGAAGATCCCTTCGGCATTCAGATTCAACTGATGTATGATGATCGATTGAAATCCTTGTAA
- a CDS encoding helix-turn-helix transcriptional regulator codes for MMKKSERLNDMLRFLNDREFFNLHDLMEKYDISKSTALRDIDSLEQLGVPIYAEYGRYGRYGILQHQLLAPILFTMDEVYALYFAMLTLDSYQSTPFHLSVKQLNEKFEACLSQKQLQQIQLMKKVLQFEVSQHHHVSYYLDRILKSILHENTCVIQYVKDQQKTSYQVQFYKISAKFGQWYASGIDIKAHQTKVFRCDRITSLQEENSETQYSIDDLLHRSLNAYKSDNSIQYEVEITEQAKDLFYKENYPSMSIELGERTIIRGYYNSGEESFITNYFMRFGSSIIAVKPNSFKQMMVQHMENLVSHYLKL; via the coding sequence ATGATGAAAAAATCAGAACGATTAAATGACATGCTTAGATTCTTAAACGATCGTGAGTTTTTTAATTTGCATGATCTGATGGAGAAATATGATATTTCCAAGAGCACAGCCCTACGGGACATTGATTCCTTGGAGCAATTAGGTGTGCCGATCTATGCCGAGTATGGCAGGTATGGGCGGTATGGAATACTGCAGCATCAATTGTTAGCACCGATCCTATTCACCATGGATGAGGTGTATGCACTTTATTTTGCGATGCTCACACTAGACTCCTATCAATCCACACCCTTTCATCTAAGTGTTAAGCAGCTGAACGAGAAGTTCGAAGCCTGTCTATCTCAGAAGCAACTACAGCAGATTCAATTGATGAAAAAAGTCCTGCAATTCGAAGTGAGCCAGCATCACCATGTAAGTTACTATTTGGATCGAATTCTGAAGAGTATTCTTCATGAGAATACTTGTGTGATCCAATATGTGAAAGATCAGCAGAAAACGAGCTACCAAGTTCAATTTTACAAAATATCAGCAAAATTTGGGCAATGGTACGCTAGTGGCATCGACATAAAGGCTCATCAGACGAAGGTATTTCGCTGTGATCGAATCACTTCACTCCAAGAAGAGAATAGTGAAACACAGTACTCTATTGATGATTTACTTCACCGTTCGTTAAACGCATACAAGTCCGATAATAGCATTCAGTATGAGGTTGAGATTACAGAACAGGCTAAAGATCTGTTTTATAAAGAGAATTATCCATCCATGAGTATAGAGCTTGGGGAGAGGACGATCATTAGAGGATATTATAACTCTGGGGAAGAGAGCTTTATCACGAATTATTTCATGAGGTTTGGAAGTTCCATCATTGCGGTGAAGCCGAACTCGTTCAAACAGATGATGGTACAACATATGGAGAATCTTGTGAGCCACTACCTCAAACTTTAA
- a CDS encoding MurR/RpiR family transcriptional regulator: MNILMQLSEMQNFTPNEQSIASYILKHKEHVLQLSIQELAKATYTSHSAIHRLTQKLGLTGFKEFTITLAREFQQSTQSISNVNPNYPFGSGESSLQVAQEIAELMKETIEKNVAYMDDELLSQTAHLLNNANRIFIYAQGDSQIRAKSFQNKCFKINKYVVIATELSEWIYHTINLTSKDCAIFLTYHGISPNYVQVAQHFNRENIPFITITASNQSELAKLSTYCIRVPNDEEKLAKIGTFSSQIAFEYVLNVLYSCIYKIDYLKNMHTTTESLKKFQMNNVMKDI; the protein is encoded by the coding sequence TTGAACATCCTAATGCAGTTATCCGAAATGCAGAACTTTACACCGAATGAACAAAGCATCGCATCCTACATATTGAAGCACAAAGAGCATGTTCTCCAACTAAGTATTCAAGAGCTCGCCAAAGCAACATATACATCTCACTCGGCCATCCATCGCCTAACGCAAAAGTTAGGTCTTACGGGATTCAAAGAGTTTACCATTACGCTTGCCCGAGAGTTTCAGCAAAGTACACAGTCCATCTCCAACGTGAATCCTAACTATCCATTTGGCTCAGGTGAATCTTCACTTCAGGTGGCACAAGAGATTGCAGAGCTGATGAAGGAAACCATTGAAAAGAACGTTGCATATATGGACGACGAGCTCCTATCACAGACAGCACATCTGCTGAATAATGCCAATCGGATCTTCATCTATGCACAGGGGGATTCACAAATTCGGGCAAAAAGTTTTCAAAATAAATGTTTTAAAATTAATAAGTATGTCGTCATTGCGACAGAGTTATCTGAATGGATTTATCACACCATTAATTTAACTTCGAAGGATTGTGCTATTTTCCTAACGTATCATGGGATCTCACCGAATTATGTTCAAGTGGCGCAGCACTTCAACCGTGAGAATATCCCGTTCATCACCATTACAGCAAGTAACCAGAGTGAGTTAGCCAAACTCAGTACGTATTGCATTCGAGTACCTAATGATGAGGAAAAGCTCGCTAAGATTGGTACATTCTCGTCACAGATTGCTTTTGAATACGTATTGAACGTTCTCTACTCTTGCATCTACAAAATTGATTACTTGAAGAATATGCATACAACAACGGAGTCACTTAAGAAGTTCCAAATGAACAATGTGATGAAGGATATTTAA
- a CDS encoding Gfo/Idh/MocA family oxidoreductase, with the protein MLNIGYIGNGKSTNRYHLPFSLNRDELNVKTIYARSLEKAEWERVPGVQYTDDISSLMNDQDIQLIVICTHTESHYNYAKMALDHGKHVLVEKPFMLTKEEAVSIFQYAKEKNLVIQCYQNRRYDSDFLTTKKVIESGKLGDLLEVEMHYDYYRPEIPNAVSQFSKYNSYLYGHGVHTIDQVLSYFGKPDRIHYDVRQLLGPGRMNDYFDLDFYYNSLKVSVKSSFFRLKPRPSFVVYGKKGVFVKQTEDRQEEHLKLFYLPKGHDDFGIDLPQHYGVLTYVDDDGTYHEEKVISEKGDYARVYDDIYQAIVNGRDKVIRDEETILAMEILENGMKGCS; encoded by the coding sequence ATGTTGAACATTGGATACATCGGTAATGGAAAAAGCACGAATCGATATCATCTTCCGTTCTCACTGAACCGGGATGAGCTGAACGTCAAAACCATTTATGCACGCAGCTTGGAGAAAGCAGAATGGGAGAGAGTACCAGGTGTTCAGTATACGGATGACATTTCATCTCTGATGAACGATCAAGACATTCAATTAATTGTCATCTGTACCCATACAGAGTCACATTACAATTATGCCAAGATGGCACTGGATCATGGCAAACATGTACTCGTTGAGAAGCCTTTTATGTTAACAAAAGAAGAAGCCGTGTCTATTTTCCAATATGCAAAAGAAAAGAATCTGGTCATTCAATGTTATCAAAATAGACGGTATGACTCTGACTTCCTGACAACTAAGAAAGTGATTGAATCCGGCAAGCTTGGGGATCTCCTGGAAGTTGAAATGCATTACGATTATTATCGACCTGAAATACCTAACGCAGTCTCCCAGTTCTCCAAATACAATAGTTATCTATATGGACATGGTGTGCACACGATTGATCAAGTCCTCTCTTATTTCGGTAAACCAGACCGTATCCATTATGATGTTCGTCAGTTGTTAGGCCCCGGCAGAATGAATGATTATTTTGATCTGGACTTCTATTACAATTCACTCAAAGTATCTGTAAAATCAAGCTTTTTCCGTCTGAAGCCAAGGCCAAGCTTTGTGGTATATGGTAAAAAGGGTGTTTTTGTGAAGCAAACAGAGGATCGCCAAGAGGAGCATTTGAAATTATTTTATCTTCCTAAAGGGCATGATGATTTTGGGATTGATCTGCCTCAGCACTATGGCGTGCTTACGTATGTGGATGATGATGGAACGTACCATGAGGAAAAAGTAATTTCCGAAAAAGGCGATTATGCTCGGGTGTATGACGATATTTATCAAGCCATCGTAAATGGCCGAGATAAAGTAATCCGTGACGAAGAAACCATATTAGCCATGGAAATCTTAGAGAATGGCATGAAAGGATGTAGCTAA
- a CDS encoding Gfo/Idh/MocA family protein, translated as MKLGIVGAGMIVQDLLSFIKDIPTITLQAISSRPSHEEKLRLLQQQYSIEQVYSNYSEMLNDHDVDTVYIGLPNHLHYDYAKEALSHGKHVICEKPFTSNLSEFLELKELAEQKQLILVEAITNQYSKNYLSMKDHIPQLGDIKIVECNYSQYSSRYAAFQAGEVLPAFNPEMSGGALMDINLYNIHLVVGLFGSPERVEYWPNMERDIDTSGILFLDYGDFKCVCIGSKDSTAPNSVNIQGNKGYIHMASSANIVDSYNYVLNKQEPIRVDQKDHAHRMYDEFVEFDRMIRELDWNKAAQMLEHSEKVMQVVEQAKQSANLVFGSDRLRH; from the coding sequence ATGAAACTAGGAATCGTTGGAGCAGGTATGATTGTTCAGGATCTATTGAGTTTTATTAAGGACATTCCTACTATAACGTTGCAAGCAATAAGCTCTAGACCAAGTCATGAGGAAAAATTACGTTTGCTGCAACAACAATATAGCATTGAGCAAGTGTATTCCAATTATAGTGAGATGTTAAACGATCATGACGTAGATACGGTGTATATCGGACTGCCGAATCACCTTCATTACGATTATGCCAAAGAAGCGTTGTCACACGGCAAACATGTCATTTGCGAGAAACCTTTTACATCGAATCTGTCCGAGTTCCTGGAACTGAAAGAGTTAGCTGAGCAGAAACAGTTAATTCTGGTCGAAGCGATAACCAATCAATATTCAAAAAACTACCTGTCCATGAAGGATCACATCCCTCAATTAGGAGATATCAAAATTGTCGAATGTAATTACTCACAATACTCATCACGTTATGCTGCTTTCCAAGCAGGCGAGGTCTTGCCAGCATTTAATCCAGAGATGTCTGGTGGGGCATTAATGGATATTAACTTATATAACATTCACCTCGTTGTAGGTCTGTTCGGCAGTCCTGAGAGAGTAGAATACTGGCCTAACATGGAGCGAGACATTGATACATCAGGCATTTTGTTCCTAGATTACGGTGATTTCAAGTGTGTCTGCATAGGTTCTAAAGATAGCACAGCTCCCAATTCCGTAAACATTCAAGGAAACAAAGGGTATATTCATATGGCAAGTTCTGCGAATATCGTCGATAGCTATAATTATGTCCTTAATAAGCAAGAGCCGATCCGTGTAGATCAAAAAGATCATGCTCATCGTATGTATGATGAATTCGTGGAATTTGATCGAATGATTCGTGAGCTGGATTGGAACAAAGCAGCTCAAATGCTTGAGCATAGTGAAAAAGTAATGCAGGTTGTAGAGCAGGCCAAGCAATCAGCCAATCTTGTTTTTGGTTCGGATCGATTACGCCACTAA
- a CDS encoding DUF1361 domain-containing protein has protein sequence MNNNKTAVEDLRLISVLVLATLCCLGLAHYLRVQSDKNMFNFLSWDVFLAWVPFILSTIIRYISSKKITKLSLIGIGLLSVVWLFFLPNSAYLFTEIIHSFRYLDAQGEARFWFQMDFWYSLTVTFGVAIIGLFLSICSIHQVHRLLNRMMSRVSSMLIIAVIILLSSLGVYIGRFNRWNSWDLLSQPEQILRDLMTDISSGRGILIEFVAILFTIQVFGYVIIGLLTARSSKQEERSNNH, from the coding sequence ATGAATAATAATAAGACAGCTGTTGAAGATCTAAGATTAATTAGTGTGTTGGTGCTTGCAACGCTATGTTGTCTTGGGTTGGCTCATTATTTACGTGTCCAGTCAGACAAGAACATGTTCAACTTCCTGAGCTGGGATGTGTTCTTAGCATGGGTTCCTTTCATTTTATCGACTATTATCAGATATATATCCAGTAAAAAGATAACTAAGCTCAGCCTTATTGGCATAGGACTGCTGAGTGTTGTTTGGCTTTTCTTCCTTCCGAATTCTGCGTATCTGTTCACGGAAATAATACATTCATTTCGATATTTGGATGCACAAGGGGAAGCAAGATTTTGGTTCCAAATGGACTTCTGGTATAGTCTGACGGTAACCTTTGGAGTAGCTATCATTGGTCTATTCCTCTCCATATGTTCAATACATCAAGTTCACCGATTGTTAAATCGAATGATGAGCAGAGTGAGTAGCATGTTGATTATTGCTGTTATTATTCTGCTGAGTAGTTTAGGTGTATATATTGGGCGATTCAATCGATGGAACAGTTGGGATTTATTATCTCAACCTGAACAGATTCTGAGAGATCTCATGACGGATATAAGCTCGGGACGAGGTATATTAATAGAATTTGTTGCTATTCTGTTTACAATCCAAGTTTTTGGATACGTGATTATAGGTTTGTTGACTGCGAGATCGAGTAAGCAAGAAGAGAGATCTAATAATCACTAG